The nucleotide window CAATGGGAATGTAACTGTAATTTGTCATGCAGACTGGGTTTTTCAAAGGTTTTGGCTTTTGGGTTGGTGTATTACTAGAGTTGATATTGTTGTAGAGTGCTCAGCTGTTAGTAAGCAGATACAGATCATGTTCTAGATTTAAGGGCATAAATTATTGCTATGCTAATGTGATATGGAAGTCAAACTTGAGTTTTTTAATGTATTGCTCTCTCATGTGTACAATATCTTAAAAAGTATCTACAGAAGGTCTCCTATGAGCCTGCAGTGGTGTCCTATATGCTCATGCCATGTTCTTCTATTTCCCTACTCCATCAATATGTTCTCTTTATGCGATAATCATGTTGATAAGAATACAGTTGCTAGTGTGATTAGACTActtgtttgaatcaattttgtCACTGAAAAAGTTTGTGCTTGTTTATTCTGGGATTTAGCAGTTTTCTAATTTGTACTATGATATACCCTAAAATTCACCCTAGACGTTTAGGAAGGAATTTTGATGCACGGCAGGAATTTGTATCCAGTTCAGATTATCTTGGCTTGAAGAGCCTTATTGTGACAACTGCCTTTCCTAGTGATCCATAGGGCAtgctttcctttttctttttcttctaaattttaatttctcGGATTTGCAGGAACATTTCTGATGTTTTCTGGGAAGCAATTTCTACCCGTCAGGTGCTTTCATTATACCAGGGCCTTGGGACAAAGAACCTGCAGTCCTTTATTTCACAATTCATCTACTTCTATGGATACAGTTTTTTTAAAAGGTTGTACTTGGAGAAAAGTGGAAACAAAACCATGGGTACAAAAGCAAACTTGATAGTTGCAGCAGCTGCTGGAGCTTGTACAGTCATAGTGACAATGGCGAGTCATCGtacattttcattttcagtttcaaaCGCCTGTTAGTCCTGAGCCATATAAAGTCAAATAGACCATTTGCAAACATATGTTATCAACAACCAATTCCCTTGGAGCCCATGTAGTGTCCAATGTGTATCTTATTTGTGAAATATGGTTTTCAGCAACTAATTTTAGTCTTTACAATATTCAGATTTCTAAATTTTACTTTGCAGCCATTGGATACAGCATCATCAAGGATGCAAACAAGTGAGTTTGGGAAATCCAAAGGACTCTGGAAGACCCTGTCAGAGGGAACTTGGATTGAGGCGTTTGATGGTCTTGGCATAtcacttcttttgacttctaaccCATCGATCCAGGTACTTGAGTGTGCAGTCTAGGTTACATGTATTCTTTTGTTTGGCACACCATATAACAATGTGTGCCTCACATGTATTATTTGCTTGGTTCTGTTGCGATTTAAGATAAATGAAGTCATGATTATCTCTTTTCATTATTATATTGTCAAGAAGTGAACTTAGGTTACATTCTTGCTTGAAGAGGTTAAACTGCTACCTTTAGCTATTACTTAGATTTTCCATCTTCTTTTTTTACATGTCTGAGCAAGTATGATGTTTAgcttgaaagaaaagaaatttaatgTTGAATCCTGGACTTCTCTTTTATGCAGTATACGGTATTTGATCAGCTGAAGCAAAAGCTATTGATTGGGCGGCTGAGCAAAAGAACTGGTACAGAGTCATCTCCAGAAGCTCTTTCTGCTTTTTCTGCTTTCGCTTTGGGTGCGGTCTCAAAGTGTATCGCATCTTGCTTGACATACCCAGCCATCAGGTGGATAGTCAATTCTCTCAGTCTTCCTTATGCATCATAAATTTATTATTAGTCTTTCAAGAAAAAGATTAGCAAATTTTAAACATTGATTCATGCTGCACCATTCTCTATCTTTTGGTACGACTTCAACAATGAAATTGGATTATGACTTGCAACAGGTGCAAGGTGATGATTCAAGCtgcagatgaagatgaagaaggtaGCAATGAAGTTCAAGAAAGGtctccaaaaaccaaaaagacAGTTTCAGATGCATTTTATGCCATTTGGAGAAGGGAGGGGCCACTGGGTTTCTTCAAAGGATTACAGGCTCAGATACTAAAAACTGTTCTAAGCTCGGCATTGCTATTGATGATCAAGGAGAAGATCACAAAAACCACCTGGGTCCTATTGATTGCACTAAAGAAATTTCTCTTTCTCAAGCAAAGCCGATTAAAGAGCGCTTGATGTAGAGATGAACTCTTCTTATTAAAGATGCTCCATTGGATTTGTTGACGATTTGATTGATACATCAAAGGTGTCATAAAAACTAGAGATGCTGAAAGTTTAGCAAGAAGGAAAATATGGATTGGAGACGAAGTTCTTCTTCATgtgtattttgtaattgttaGCATCTTGTCAAGTTATATTGTTGAAAAGAGcaggaaaaaaatatatattgtcAATTTGTCATGGTTGTTTTTATTAGCTCGAAGCAGAGTGGTGTGGTTGGGCATATTATGAATCTTCAATTGGAACAATGAATggtaatcaaaagaaaaaaattatggcccaaaaaataaaaagcaaaggGCATTGGTGCTGTGACAGCTAAAGGGAATTTGGGGGTGCCTTGAGCCCTTCTGAGTttgtcacaaaaaaaaaaaaaagaaccattCTGAGTTCTGATCATCTCCTATATACAGAAGATATTATAATATCAATAGTAATGAGGAGTGCTGATAACAGCCCTCATTTTAAATTGAAATTGTCACCCTAACAAAAACGTTGAGACATAAAATAAAGTACCGCAAATATTATTCAATAACTGAGTAAATCCAGCCTCTTTTTCTTTATCTCATTCATATGATCATATCATAAATTCTTGGGAGAAAAACGGTCAACAACAGTGATGGTTCACACAACTCTTCAACATTCTACTATCAGCTACAACAGAGCACATCAAGTTATGCAAGTACGAAATCGAATTCCACCATGGAAGCAGCTCCGATGGGAGAATCATTGTCCTCTCTAGGTCGGAAAAGCAGAAAATTGGTATGATAAACCTCTTGGTCTACAAATGAAAGACAAACCCCATCAGCAAACACAGCAAGTATTGAATCAAACTAATCTTGGATTTGGAACCTAAACTGGCACTGCCAGTGGCACTGTCAGTGCTTTGTGCAGGAACATAGCTTCCTTCGGGTGTGCTCGTGGTCAAAATTACAACAATCCA belongs to Rosa chinensis cultivar Old Blush chromosome 4, RchiOBHm-V2, whole genome shotgun sequence and includes:
- the LOC112197231 gene encoding peroxisomal adenine nucleotide carrier 1, encoding MGFDLESVAEATSGAIGALVSTTILYPLDTCKTKYQAEVRAQNQLKYRNISDVFWEAISTRQVLSLYQGLGTKNLQSFISQFIYFYGYSFFKRLYLEKSGNKTMGTKANLIVAAAAGACTVIVTMPLDTASSRMQTSEFGKSKGLWKTLSEGTWIEAFDGLGISLLLTSNPSIQYTVFDQLKQKLLIGRLSKRTGTESSPEALSAFSAFALGAVSKCIASCLTYPAIRCKVMIQAADEDEEGSNEVQERSPKTKKTVSDAFYAIWRREGPLGFFKGLQAQILKTVLSSALLLMIKEKITKTTWVLLIALKKFLFLKQSRLKSA